Below is a window of Bacteroidota bacterium DNA.
TTTACTTTGTTTTTATATTCAACCGCCCATTTGAAATCAGAGAGATTAAAAACAATGATTTTAAGTTCATTGGCTTTATGTATTTGAGTATCCAATGGTTTTTTGAATTTTTTGGGTGAGATACAAATCCAATCAAAATCGCCTTTTATTTCAGAAGAAGCAGAAGTTTCCAAATGTACTCTTAATCCCTTATTGTGTAATTCCTTACACAGCTCAGTAAGGTCGTAAAGACAAGGTTCTCCACCGGTAATAACCACAATTTTAGTTCCACTTTGTGCAGCGTCATCAGCAAGTTCTTTGGCACTTAAGCGTGGAAAGCCTTCAGCATTCCAGCTTTCTTTAACATCACACCACACACAGCCCACGTCACATCCGGCAAGGCGAATAAACCAAGAAGCATATCCGCTATACGTCCCTTCACCTTGAATGGTGTAAAAACGCTCCATGACAGGAAA
It encodes the following:
- a CDS encoding 7-carboxy-7-deazaguanine synthase QueE, whose protein sequence is MLTKRNSTLPKTQLFPVMERFYTIQGEGTYSGYASWFIRLAGCDVGCVWCDVKESWNAEGFPRLSAKELADDAAQSGTKIVVITGGEPCLYDLTELCKELHNKGLRVHLETSASSEIKGDFDWICISPKKFKKPLDTQIHKANELKIIVFNLSDFKWAVEYKNKVNNQCRLLLQPEWSKANEMLPKVIDYIKKNPEWQISLQTHKYMQIP